In the Argiope bruennichi chromosome 8, qqArgBrue1.1, whole genome shotgun sequence genome, catttttaaaaaagcagattagatcattatcaatttttatcctatcaatttcctgaaaataaaaattttgttttggcaCATTTCacaattagaaacattttattctaatCGAAAATATATGGTTATTCTCTATCTTATATATAGAGCCTTGTTtacattataaagataaaaatatgcttaaaatatttcaggcTTGTCAATAATTTCtgcaaaaaagataataaaaactgatcaataaaaacaaaacattaagaaaaaatttagaattattttaataaataaatcaaataatacaaGGTAACAATTACAAAGTGTATGGCACATGATAATCCATTCAATGTAATACTTTCCTTCACATTGTAATAATTATCAGTTTTACATATTCAAAACCACaggagatattttatataatcataaattacTGTTTAGTGAAGAGgtagtagtttttttttgttgagtGATATTAAGTATAAAAGCACACAATTGATAAAAGCATATGGTAGAAATTATGActgtttacaaaataattaaaatgtgaaaaacttCCATACAGAAAAATAGACCATACAATAAATCAAAccttaaaaaaaacccattataatgtatattattttacttacaaatatGTCAGgctttaattgctaaaaattgttattttattaatatttgttgttattattgtcattttaataataataactgaatatatttcacaaatctttataaagaataaaagaaaggagcatgaaaattttatgttataaatgaataatgaaagcaaatagtagcaaattgataattttttaaaggtgaaAGATATACAATTTTAGTTACATGTTCCATCAGAATACAGATTAGATTGAAATTCTGATTATTATATTCTGTTCTGATTCTGATTAAGTTTCATTGAATTATTCTTTATGAATTCATGcttacattaaaacattttgaagtttaattttgaattatcactaaaaacacattttaaattaataaaaaaattttttttaaaaattattaatattgttaaataagaTTGCAACAtattcttgtaaattttaaaacaaaatattattgacatttcaagttaatttactttaaataaattctccattaatatatataacaCATCAAgattttttacatgaatatttaattcaaatttctctataaagttatgaaatatttttctgaacataGACTAATAATGGCTTCATATCTAGAAATATTTGCAGCCTAATAATAGCTTCATCTCTGGCAATATTTCCAGGACGAATAGAGGAAAATAACTCAAGCTATGTAACATATTACCATAAGTTTAAgtacataaaaattttcagagaaaaagaTACTCACAATACTTCTGAGATATGAGTTTGGATAAAAAtccagttttatatatttacagtaAATCATCCAAAACTTAAATTATCAATTCTCAgcaaaattatagaatttgtCCATTTATTACAACTTCGAAACTCCTTTTTGAACACTACAGATCTTGGCATCTGAAGAGTCATTTCTTGTTTTGTATTCAGGAATTTTATCTGGACAGTTGTGGATTATTTCTGAATAACTTGATAAATGAATTACACAAATCcatctcaaatattaaaaagaaaaaaaaaacagttctgcagttattttgaaaatgaattttttaatgctgaattcTTTGAACTCTGCATTTATTGTAAAGTACATTTAACAAGACTTGTATCTTTGGTTCTGCAGCAAGAAGATAAAAATCTATTTCAGAGAATAACACATATCTGAAACAGtttcttaaagagaaaaaaaaaaaatccataacacACTGCATCAAATCTTGAACTTCTAGACATTCATTCGCACTTATGAAACATATAGATGCTTAAGAAGGAATGGTAATCAGTCCACATAAATTCACCAAGTTCACTATACACTTATGTACACCACCACTATTGCAACTGAgcactaaaaaaatgaaaataataataataacaattgtcTATACACACTAAGAGAAATCATTATTGCATTGTTATCTTCTAGTTGAATTCGCTATCAGAAACACAGCTATATCTTGATGACCACCATAAGCGGCTATATGCAAAGCACTCCATCCGTCCCTGTTCGCTAGGCGAATATCAGCACcaaattttactaaaagtttCACTAATTCTAAATTTCCATCCATACAGCTAAGATGCAAAGCCGTCTGACCTTCTTtgtcataataattaatatttacacaCCCTTCCCATCTTTGGAGAATCTTCTGAAGTTCGATTGCATCTCCATCCCTTACTGCCTGAATTAGATCTTCTTGGTAAGAAGAGTGGACATCGGCTTGGCTCATGTTGAACAGAACGTCTTTAGATACACTCGAAGTAAGACTAGAAAGTGCCCGAAACAAGTCACTAAAGCCGATGTTGATTAAGAGTCAGTTCCACGTCTACTTGGAGTGACTCCCAAACAGTTTATGAAGCCCGCAATCCGGCTTCATGAGGTACAAGTGTATTAGGCTTTCCCGCGTAGCTGCCGTTAGCCAATGAAGCTCTTCGAAGGGTTGCTAGTATTCTATTCTCGCCAAGCTGTATATTTGAGGTTTACGTAATGGTTATAAACcttaaaaaaaggcaataatCTGTGTGAGTTtcaagcatatttattttttcaaaactgggactaaaaagattaatatcttgctaaaaattcaataaattacttttttttgtagcagacaaaaaagatatttattgctGAAGATACACGAAGATTTTTGAATAACGGAGTTTCgttttaacttcttaaaaatcttgaaagctcatttctatctttattttgctcataattaaacttttatgaatgtgagttcatttattatttgttaaaaataaaagttatcaaaatattgtattcagtattttttatttatttttcaaggtttcttttttagtttttttttttttttttttttttcgtctgacTTTTGTAAAGTGCTAGAGGTTATTAAGTCAAGAACTTGAAAGcttcattgatatttttcaaataaatttatttatttaagtatttttattaataattaatactttttttaggtTATTGTATTTTTCTGCTAATATGTGAGATTGCGCTCCAACTTCCCTTTTTTTTAGCCCTACTCGCTAAAAAAAAGATTGcgaataaaataactataagaaGCATTGCTCTAActcttgcaaaataatttaaatagatttttaactaaaattaatctagattttagcattttatcgtaataactttctaaaatattttttttctcaaaagtacTTTTTCCGTCAAAAGCTGCTGgtagttcaataaataaaagaaatgattttaaattttattcagataatttaTATTGAAGTATAAAAACTGGAAGCGAATAAAAATTATGATGGTGAATTCTGGGTGGATATATTTCAAAtaggaaggaaaaagaaaaaaattttagataaaaaaatatatgtaatataataagcaaaaaagACTAGAAATTCGAATAATATGCCGAATAAACGTACTTTGTCATATTTGCACAACAGACTACTTATTTTCACTCATTGAAAGATTTTAACGAATGGACAATATATATCCCAAACAATctattaaagcattaaattatcttttagattATTATACTTAGATTATGAGGTTTATCAAattcctttctttaattttttgattatagaaTATGAATACTTTGTGACTGCCATATTTCGTGCCTTTTGcagttttaataatatgtttataaggattttcaattttaaatccgtatttcaaaaatatgttattaaaatcgcacaaaaaaaagatcaaaattttcattatactaatcaaaatacattttcaatgcaAATTCGTTATACAAATCCGAGCACATTTTCAGTCATCTCCATCATAAGGACAgctacaatattaaaataaaattcacccCTCATTCTGATTTGCCAAATTGAATATTTGTGATCAATATACCACTATCATTCTCCTgcttagcaaaataataataataataattttctttttcttactttttctcgaattttttttcccccaacaaaATTTGAATAGCCAACATGTACTTACTATTATTCATAAGGATCAAGTGACCCGAATATTTCCTATTCGTATTTACGCCAACGAGCCAAGAATCAAAACAACTCGCCAAGGTGACACTCTACGACATCTGAGCAAGTGGTTCTCATTTGGCCCCTCCCTCTCCGCCGTTGATTGACGAGCAGTGAATGTGTATACTACTTTCGTACTGGCTTTTTGACAGAGGGGCTGAAGAAATAAACAATGTCCGTGGGAAATATCTCAAGAACTGAGGTTTCGGAGTTTTTCCGAGTCCCGAGAGATGATTTCACACGATCTCAGACGAAAAATGTGACgagacaaaatatttttccgtAGGGAAAAATCAATTTCACTTGCGAATTTTCTCACATGGTGAATTATGATATTCATTTAAGTCGATGAGGTTTCAAAATGCCTAagaggaaattaataaaataatgatgtaaattatttatgttccATATTTAAGACTTGTTtaagaagtatattttaaagtattggaGGTATATGTCAcagacaaaaaataaagaattgaacaGAAAAGTATGACATTTTTAGTTGATCTATGTTAAATAACAGATtcattgacttaaaaaaatggtgtaatgaaatttttatctgtaaaggcaagcagagaaataaagaaaattagattaGAAGAAAACATGctcaaatttaatgaattttaaagtaattcttttcCTGTTTCTAAGTGCAGACGATAACGAAACAAatctaaatttcagaatataaataaaatcaaaatacagatgaattttttgttgttgttacaaAGAGTTTGCgagtgaattttctttttattttttattaatactctcatatcagatttttaaaaagaattttctcgaAATGGCGATTTTTTATGGctcatttattagaataattccctttttaaaaaagataattgaataCGTCTtgcgaatttcatttttttaaagatagttttatgtattcttatttcagtttaaatatttttaaaatttaaattatttagaatgttgTAAAAAATCCGAACGAAGTGCTGCAGCAGAAAgaattaataatcttttcaatttgTTATTTCTAGCTCCGTTAGAATGAGGAGGCGTGGGGGGGGGGTGGCaatttggattttgaaattcccCGCTAAATATACATTTAgcagcatttatatatatatatatatatatcttcttttta is a window encoding:
- the LOC129980637 gene encoding notch-regulated ankyrin repeat-containing protein-like, producing MSQADVHSSYQEDLIQAVRDGDAIELQKILQRWEGCVNINYYDKEGQTALHLSCMDGNLELVKLLVKFGADIRLANRDGWSALHIAAYGGHQDIAVFLIANSTRR